The following proteins are encoded in a genomic region of Natrinema sp. DC36:
- a CDS encoding FAD-dependent oxidoreductase — protein sequence MDDRTDVLVIGGGATGTGIARDLALRGVDVTLAERGGLSSGTSGRSHGLLHSGARYAEADGPEARACLEENRILRNIAGDCIRDTGGLFVQLADDEPAYFEAKRAACEDVGIPTEIVDGESAREAVPGLAADVERAMRVPDAVVVPSRLVAANAADAREHGARVRTHAPVTSMTVENGQVTAVTLGGDASETLRPRYVVNATGPHAGRVAEMAGVSVSMRPTRGVMVSVEYAGLEPVLNRCREPDDGDIVLPHDGEVVLGTTSVPVDDPDDYERADWEIERTVEECASMLPSVAESERVRTWWGVRPLYEPEEAARGGRGISRGFHLLEHADEGVENCCSVVGGKLTTYRRMAEATADLVCDRLEVDADCETAERRLPGASDPARLDEFVRRFDGQGPTDADLVGR from the coding sequence ATGGACGATCGAACGGACGTTCTCGTCATCGGAGGCGGTGCGACCGGAACGGGAATCGCCAGAGACCTGGCGCTGCGAGGCGTCGACGTTACGCTCGCCGAGCGAGGTGGACTGTCGTCGGGAACCTCGGGGCGGTCGCACGGCCTACTCCACAGCGGCGCTCGCTACGCCGAGGCCGACGGGCCGGAGGCGCGAGCGTGCCTCGAGGAGAACCGCATCCTCCGAAACATCGCCGGCGACTGTATCCGGGACACGGGAGGGCTGTTCGTGCAACTGGCCGACGACGAGCCGGCCTATTTCGAGGCCAAGCGTGCGGCCTGCGAGGACGTGGGGATTCCGACCGAGATCGTCGACGGGGAGAGCGCTCGCGAAGCAGTCCCGGGACTCGCCGCGGACGTCGAACGGGCCATGCGGGTCCCGGACGCGGTGGTCGTCCCCTCCCGGCTGGTCGCCGCCAACGCGGCCGACGCCCGCGAGCACGGCGCTCGAGTCCGCACGCACGCACCGGTCACGTCGATGACCGTTGAGAACGGGCAAGTGACGGCCGTCACACTCGGCGGCGACGCCAGCGAGACGCTCCGGCCGCGATACGTCGTGAACGCGACCGGACCCCACGCGGGACGCGTCGCGGAGATGGCCGGCGTCTCCGTCTCGATGCGACCGACCCGCGGCGTCATGGTCTCGGTCGAATACGCCGGCCTCGAGCCGGTGCTAAATCGCTGTCGCGAGCCCGACGACGGGGACATCGTCCTCCCGCACGACGGCGAGGTCGTCCTCGGGACGACGAGCGTTCCGGTCGACGATCCGGACGACTACGAGCGGGCCGACTGGGAGATCGAACGGACGGTCGAGGAGTGCGCGTCGATGCTCCCGTCGGTCGCCGAGAGCGAGCGCGTTCGAACGTGGTGGGGCGTCCGCCCGCTGTACGAACCCGAAGAGGCCGCTCGCGGCGGTCGCGGCATCTCGAGGGGGTTCCACCTGCTCGAGCACGCCGACGAGGGCGTCGAAAACTGCTGTAGCGTCGTCGGCGGGAAGCTGACGACGTACCGCCGGATGGCCGAGGCGACCGCCGATCTCGTCTGTGACCGGCTCGAGGTCGACGCCGACTGTGAGACGGCGGAGCGGCGGCTCCCGGGCGCATCGGACCCGGCGCGGCTCGACGAGTTCGTCCGGCGATTCGACGGGCAGGGGCCGACGGACGCTGACCTCGTCGGCCGATAG
- a CDS encoding helix-turn-helix domain-containing protein, whose translation MSLEFSSSDDVPAFERVIAALDDDSCREIIAVLEKPMTIPDIAEATDRPLSTTYRKLDALTEAGLVDETVGVRHGGHQRSRYVANLDRISIGLDDGNELYADIDRSTEVSIWSDSQREF comes from the coding sequence ATGTCTCTCGAGTTCTCGTCGTCCGACGATGTGCCCGCCTTCGAGCGGGTGATCGCCGCGCTCGACGACGACTCCTGCCGAGAGATCATCGCAGTGCTCGAGAAGCCGATGACCATCCCCGATATCGCCGAGGCGACGGACCGTCCGCTCTCGACGACGTATCGCAAACTCGACGCGCTGACCGAAGCCGGGCTGGTCGACGAGACCGTCGGCGTCCGTCACGGCGGCCACCAGCGGTCACGGTACGTCGCCAACCTGGATCGGATCTCGATCGGACTCGACGACGGCAACGAGTTGTACGCCGATATTGATCGATCGACTGAAGTGAGCATCTGGTCCGACTCGCAACGGGAGTTCTGA
- a CDS encoding cob(I)yrinic acid a,c-diamide adenosyltransferase, with protein sequence MSDDRKSDSQIENTPGQGRTPEAERIEPAAPEEFGLVQVWWGDGKGKTTATLGMGLRAAGHGYRVHMLQFMKGGASSVDAVRGEYNAIAALPGLSYENLGHYGWHGMTDGSDEADHEAEAQAGLERAHELLEAAGATDLDEPIDLDAEPEAGVHMLILDEVLYAADRGLLSETDVHELIDAKPDGLELVLSGSHTEPSYLADRADLITNVRKEKHPIDDGQRARRGTEF encoded by the coding sequence ATGAGCGACGACCGGAAATCGGACTCGCAGATCGAGAACACCCCGGGGCAGGGGCGGACGCCGGAAGCCGAGCGGATCGAGCCGGCCGCACCCGAGGAGTTCGGCCTCGTCCAGGTCTGGTGGGGCGACGGGAAAGGGAAGACGACCGCGACGCTCGGGATGGGCCTGCGCGCCGCGGGCCACGGCTACCGCGTCCACATGCTCCAGTTCATGAAGGGCGGGGCCTCGAGCGTCGACGCGGTGCGCGGCGAGTACAACGCGATCGCCGCACTTCCCGGGCTGAGCTACGAGAACCTCGGCCACTACGGCTGGCACGGGATGACTGACGGCAGCGACGAGGCGGACCACGAGGCCGAAGCGCAGGCCGGCCTCGAGCGCGCTCACGAGCTACTCGAGGCGGCGGGAGCGACCGACCTCGACGAGCCGATCGACCTCGACGCGGAGCCGGAAGCGGGCGTCCACATGCTGATCCTCGACGAAGTTCTCTACGCCGCGGATCGCGGGCTGCTCTCCGAGACGGACGTCCACGAGCTTATCGACGCGAAGCCGGACGGCCTCGAACTCGTGCTGTCGGGTAGCCACACCGAGCCGTCGTACCTGGCGGATCGCGCCGACCTGATCACGAACGTCCGAAAGGAGAAACACCCGATCGACGACGGGCAGCGGGCGCGACGCGGAACCGAGTTCTGA
- a CDS encoding acylphosphatase has translation MTDRTRAHVFVSGTVQGVYYRANTRDTARDEGVDGWVRNLEDGRVEAVFEGPEAAVGSMIEWCHEGSPAADVERVEADYEEPRGEDVFEIRY, from the coding sequence ATGACAGACCGAACCCGCGCACACGTCTTCGTCTCCGGAACCGTACAGGGCGTCTACTACCGCGCAAACACGCGCGATACGGCCCGCGACGAGGGTGTCGACGGCTGGGTGCGAAACCTCGAGGACGGCCGTGTCGAGGCGGTCTTCGAGGGCCCCGAGGCCGCGGTCGGGTCGATGATCGAGTGGTGTCACGAGGGCAGCCCCGCGGCCGATGTCGAGCGCGTCGAGGCCGACTACGAGGAGCCGCGGGGCGAAGACGTGTTCGAGATCCGCTACTGA
- a CDS encoding DUF3784 domain-containing protein, which yields MVTGSVVGLLASAAFTATLGILIKYFGAVRLIAGYDPNRVADEEGLANFIGTNALYVAALVLLVAVVEYTEPFDGAEVIWIAFVVGVGLLTTRMIRGARRYETAEGE from the coding sequence ATGGTGACAGGGTCAGTCGTCGGCCTCCTCGCATCGGCGGCGTTCACTGCGACGCTGGGAATCCTGATCAAGTATTTCGGTGCGGTTCGGCTGATCGCGGGCTACGACCCGAACCGCGTCGCAGACGAGGAAGGACTGGCGAATTTCATCGGAACCAACGCTCTGTACGTGGCGGCACTCGTTTTGCTCGTCGCGGTCGTCGAGTACACGGAGCCGTTCGACGGCGCCGAGGTGATATGGATCGCATTCGTCGTCGGTGTCGGACTCCTGACTACTCGGATGATCCGCGGCGCTCGCCGCTACGAAACCGCTGAGGGAGAGTGA
- a CDS encoding DNA glycosylase codes for METGTIPIDELAGGLDLYRTLESGQSYLWRRDDGEMYTDTPAPGAWYSTVVGLDAVSGDSDAANGSTGDVIRVRIRDGALEWESTIHAEPVVRRLLRLDDDLEAIVAAGPDDPLLREAYEAHRGMRLVADPPFGCLISFICSAQMRVGRIHTMVSTLAREYGDEIDFDGETYHAFPTPERLATATEAELRELGLGYRAPYVVRTAEMVASGEGHPAEARDLPYEDAREYLTRFVGVGDKVADCVLLFSLDFDEAVPLDTWIKSAIEEYYPDCDRDSYADTSRALRERFGGEYAGYAQTYVFHHLRTGA; via the coding sequence ATGGAAACGGGGACGATCCCAATCGACGAACTCGCCGGCGGACTCGATCTGTACCGAACCCTCGAGAGCGGACAGAGCTACCTCTGGCGGCGCGACGACGGTGAGATGTACACCGATACGCCGGCTCCCGGCGCATGGTACTCGACGGTCGTCGGCTTGGACGCCGTATCCGGCGACTCGGATGCCGCCAACGGGTCCACTGGTGACGTGATCCGTGTCCGGATCCGCGACGGCGCCCTCGAGTGGGAGTCGACGATCCACGCCGAGCCGGTCGTCCGCCGGTTGTTGCGCCTGGACGACGACCTCGAGGCGATCGTCGCGGCCGGACCGGACGATCCGCTGCTCCGCGAGGCGTACGAGGCCCACCGCGGAATGCGACTGGTCGCGGATCCGCCCTTCGGCTGTCTGATCTCGTTTATCTGCTCGGCCCAGATGCGCGTCGGGCGGATTCACACCATGGTCTCGACGCTGGCCCGCGAGTACGGCGACGAAATCGATTTCGACGGCGAGACCTATCACGCGTTTCCGACGCCGGAACGGCTCGCGACCGCGACAGAAGCCGAACTCCGCGAGCTCGGACTGGGATACCGCGCTCCCTACGTCGTCCGGACCGCCGAGATGGTCGCCAGCGGCGAGGGCCATCCGGCCGAGGCGCGCGACCTTCCGTACGAGGACGCGCGGGAGTACCTGACGCGGTTCGTCGGCGTCGGCGACAAGGTGGCCGACTGCGTGCTCCTCTTCTCGCTGGACTTCGACGAGGCCGTCCCGCTCGACACCTGGATCAAGTCGGCGATCGAGGAGTACTATCCCGACTGCGACCGCGACTCGTATGCCGACACCTCGCGCGCCCTTCGCGAACGGTTCGGGGGCGAGTACGCGGGGTACGCCCAGACCTACGTCTTTCATCACCTCCGGACCGGCGCGTAG
- a CDS encoding DUF555 domain-containing protein — protein MDCRVVVEAAVPVFDVETADEAIRIAISKTGEMLNPDLNYVEINMGERTSPSGEELPPAFIAADEALVALELEMTVFNVEREEHASRIARKEIGQLLENIPLEVLHIEVLEDDGDGDEPADEESTASADESTATDSAGDTDEDDTTKDDADDEILPEFEDLVE, from the coding sequence ATGGATTGCAGGGTTGTGGTCGAAGCTGCCGTGCCGGTCTTCGACGTCGAAACGGCGGACGAGGCGATCCGAATCGCCATCTCGAAGACGGGTGAGATGTTGAACCCTGACCTGAACTACGTCGAGATCAACATGGGCGAGCGCACCTCCCCATCGGGAGAGGAGCTTCCCCCCGCGTTTATCGCGGCCGACGAAGCGCTCGTCGCGCTCGAGTTGGAGATGACCGTCTTCAACGTCGAGCGCGAGGAACACGCCTCGCGAATCGCGCGAAAGGAAATCGGCCAGCTCCTCGAAAACATCCCGCTCGAGGTCCTGCACATCGAGGTTCTAGAGGACGATGGGGACGGGGACGAACCGGCCGACGAAGAGTCGACCGCTTCCGCCGACGAGTCGACAGCCACGGATTCGGCTGGCGACACCGACGAGGACGACACCACCAAGGACGACGCGGACGACGAAATCCTCCCCGAGTTCGAGGACCTGGTCGAGTAA
- a CDS encoding UPF0058 family protein, translating to MKKQELIHLHGLLAEVSNQCAEWDNCQIDLGEYEAKGIRPTSIHKSKTDHKAAVFALAGGITMNMREGEQEEAVAATAD from the coding sequence ATGAAGAAGCAGGAGCTCATTCACCTTCACGGCCTTCTCGCGGAGGTATCCAATCAGTGTGCAGAGTGGGATAACTGTCAGATCGATCTCGGCGAGTACGAAGCCAAGGGGATTCGACCGACATCGATCCACAAATCGAAAACAGATCACAAAGCCGCCGTTTTTGCGCTTGCTGGGGGAATCACGATGAACATGCGGGAAGGTGAGCAGGAAGAAGCTGTCGCCGCAACTGCGGACTGA
- a CDS encoding transcription initiation factor IIB has protein sequence MTDTNIRTYTNDRETETEEEETMAVSDEQEHCPECGGRLVSDDEHAETVCTDCGLVVEEDEIDRGPEWRAFDASEKDEKSRVGAPTTNMMHDQGLSTNIGWQDKDAYGRALSSRQRQKMQRLRTWNERFRTRDSKERNLKQALGEIDRMASALGLPENVRETASVIYRRALEEDLLPGRSIEGVATASLYASARQAGTPRSLDEISAVSRVEKMELTRTYRYIIRELGLEVKPADPEHYVPRFVSDLDLSDETERMARELLESARQEGVHSGKSPVGLAAASVYAAALLTNEKVTQNEVSEVASISEVTIRNRYKELLEASDTAAPA, from the coding sequence ATGACAGACACCAACATTCGAACCTATACGAACGACCGAGAGACCGAAACCGAAGAAGAGGAAACCATGGCGGTTTCCGACGAGCAAGAGCACTGTCCGGAGTGTGGCGGCCGACTGGTCTCGGACGACGAACACGCCGAGACCGTCTGTACGGACTGCGGCCTCGTCGTCGAGGAAGACGAGATCGATCGCGGCCCCGAATGGCGCGCATTCGATGCCAGCGAGAAGGACGAGAAGTCCCGCGTCGGCGCGCCGACGACGAACATGATGCACGATCAGGGGCTCTCGACGAACATCGGCTGGCAGGACAAGGACGCCTACGGCCGCGCGCTCTCGAGCCGCCAGCGCCAGAAGATGCAGCGCCTTCGCACTTGGAACGAGCGCTTCCGTACTCGCGACTCCAAGGAGCGCAACCTGAAGCAGGCGCTCGGCGAGATCGACCGGATGGCGAGCGCGCTCGGCCTCCCGGAGAACGTCCGCGAGACCGCGTCGGTCATCTACCGCCGCGCGCTCGAGGAGGACCTGCTTCCGGGTCGCTCGATCGAGGGTGTCGCAACCGCGTCGTTGTACGCGTCCGCCCGACAGGCCGGCACGCCGCGCAGCCTTGACGAGATCTCGGCCGTCTCCCGCGTCGAGAAGATGGAACTGACCCGCACGTACCGCTACATCATTCGGGAACTCGGCCTCGAGGTCAAGCCGGCCGACCCCGAACACTACGTGCCCCGGTTCGTCAGCGACCTCGATCTCTCCGACGAGACCGAGCGGATGGCCCGGGAGCTGCTCGAGTCGGCTCGTCAGGAGGGCGTCCACAGCGGCAAGTCGCCGGTCGGCCTCGCGGCCGCCTCGGTCTACGCCGCCGCCCTGTTGACCAACGAGAAGGTTACCCAGAACGAGGTCAGCGAGGTCGCCAGCATCTCCGAAGTCACCATCCGAAACCGCTACAAGGAGCTGCTCGAGGCGTCGGACACGGCCGCCCCCGCGTAA
- a CDS encoding DUF357 domain-containing protein yields MAADLEEKTNRYGELLAEALEAASIAPPDGTPMAEAAADCDEMAASYLEDGNHFREQGDLVNALASFSYGHAWLDAGARIGLFDVPTEGHLFTVE; encoded by the coding sequence ATGGCTGCCGATCTCGAGGAGAAGACGAACCGGTACGGCGAGTTACTCGCGGAGGCGCTCGAGGCCGCGTCGATCGCGCCGCCGGACGGAACCCCGATGGCGGAAGCGGCCGCCGACTGCGACGAGATGGCAGCGTCATATCTCGAAGACGGGAACCACTTTCGGGAACAGGGTGATCTCGTCAACGCGCTGGCCTCGTTTTCCTACGGGCACGCGTGGCTCGATGCGGGGGCCCGCATCGGGTTGTTCGACGTACCGACGGAGGGGCACCTTTTCACCGTCGAGTAG
- a CDS encoding PGF-CTERM sorting domain-containing protein produces the protein MRQYSAVLMGTIVVVSALLAGTAGAAGAANASAATAQEHDQAAVSFDAQTSGGSTVVVDEVTLPEGGFVTIHDSSLGDGETLGSVVGSSAYLEAGTHEEVTVQLEKQLSDDDTLFAMPHQDTDEDQVYSFVSSNGEADGPYTADGDIVMASAEVTVSADLEMSEQPTTGDGVVVDRVELAEGGFVTVHDSTIADGAVFESIRGTSDYLEAGVHENVRVHLNEPLEDDETVYPMAHRDSNDNQQYDFPASEGAEDGPYANGNGDLVMAPTNVTVSEEATVSVEAQSSGGSSVVVDEVFVPEGGFVTMHDSTIADGAVFESIRGTSAYLEAGLHRDVVVHLDDGLDADDTLFGMAHQDTNDNEKYDFPASEGAEDGPYTVDGDIVMDDGDVTVSAAVSASAQVSDGTTMTVDRVDLSEGGFVTVHDASLFEGDVFGSVVGTSEYLEAGAHENVEIALDERLTASQTVVPMAHQDTNDNNKYDFPASEGDEDGPYTANGEAVVDTAKLTVPATVDATDQQSDGGTITVDSVTLHDGGFVTVHDSTLADGAVFDSVRGTSAYLGPGTHEDVEITLDDPLTADGDVFAMAHLDTDGDEAYGFLESDGAADGPYATAGRPIMSAASVTVDGEDTDGADGEQSMDEEAESEEMDDDSVPGFGITAALVALLGAAAIARRND, from the coding sequence ATGCGCCAATACAGCGCAGTACTGATGGGAACCATCGTTGTGGTTAGCGCGTTGCTAGCTGGAACGGCGGGTGCAGCCGGCGCCGCGAACGCGTCGGCCGCGACAGCACAGGAACACGACCAAGCGGCGGTTTCGTTCGACGCACAGACGTCGGGCGGTTCGACCGTCGTCGTCGACGAGGTAACGCTCCCCGAGGGCGGCTTCGTGACGATCCACGATAGCTCGCTGGGCGACGGTGAAACGCTCGGCAGCGTCGTCGGCTCGAGCGCGTATCTCGAGGCCGGCACGCACGAGGAGGTCACCGTGCAGCTAGAGAAACAGCTCTCGGACGACGACACGCTGTTCGCGATGCCACACCAGGACACCGACGAGGATCAGGTGTACTCGTTCGTCTCGAGCAACGGCGAGGCAGACGGGCCCTACACCGCCGACGGTGATATCGTGATGGCGAGCGCCGAGGTAACCGTCTCGGCCGACCTCGAGATGAGCGAGCAGCCGACGACCGGCGACGGCGTCGTCGTCGACCGCGTCGAGCTCGCGGAGGGCGGCTTCGTGACGGTCCACGACAGCACCATCGCGGACGGTGCGGTCTTCGAGAGCATCCGCGGCACGAGCGACTACCTCGAGGCCGGCGTCCACGAGAACGTCCGCGTTCACCTGAACGAGCCGCTCGAGGACGACGAGACGGTGTACCCGATGGCACACCGAGATTCGAACGACAATCAGCAGTACGACTTCCCCGCCAGTGAGGGAGCCGAGGACGGTCCGTACGCGAACGGGAACGGGGACCTGGTGATGGCTCCGACTAACGTCACGGTGAGCGAGGAGGCAACGGTCTCCGTCGAGGCGCAGTCGTCCGGTGGGAGCTCCGTGGTCGTGGACGAGGTCTTCGTTCCCGAGGGCGGGTTCGTGACGATGCACGACAGCACCATCGCGGACGGCGCGGTCTTCGAGAGCATCCGCGGGACGAGCGCGTATCTCGAGGCTGGACTCCACCGAGACGTCGTCGTCCACCTCGACGACGGCCTCGATGCGGACGACACGCTGTTCGGAATGGCACACCAGGATACGAACGACAACGAGAAGTATGACTTCCCCGCCAGCGAGGGCGCGGAGGACGGCCCGTACACCGTTGACGGCGACATCGTGATGGACGACGGTGACGTGACGGTTTCGGCTGCCGTCTCCGCCTCGGCGCAGGTCTCGGACGGAACCACGATGACGGTCGACCGAGTCGACCTTTCGGAGGGTGGCTTCGTGACGGTTCACGACGCGAGTCTCTTCGAGGGAGATGTCTTCGGCAGCGTCGTCGGCACGAGCGAGTACCTCGAAGCCGGCGCGCACGAGAACGTCGAGATCGCGCTCGACGAGCGCCTGACGGCCAGCCAGACGGTCGTTCCGATGGCACATCAGGATACGAACGACAACAACAAGTACGACTTCCCCGCCAGCGAGGGGGACGAAGACGGTCCGTACACCGCGAACGGTGAGGCCGTCGTCGACACGGCCAAGCTGACCGTTCCGGCGACCGTCGACGCGACCGACCAGCAAAGCGACGGCGGGACGATCACCGTCGATTCCGTGACGCTTCACGACGGTGGGTTCGTGACGGTTCACGACAGCACGCTCGCGGACGGCGCGGTCTTCGACAGCGTTCGCGGCACGAGCGCATACCTCGGTCCCGGCACGCACGAGGACGTCGAGATCACGCTGGACGATCCGTTGACGGCTGACGGCGACGTGTTCGCCATGGCGCATCTGGACACCGACGGCGACGAGGCGTACGGCTTCCTCGAGAGCGACGGCGCAGCGGACGGTCCCTACGCGACTGCTGGCAGACCGATCATGTCCGCCGCGAGCGTGACTGTCGACGGCGAGGACACGGATGGAGCGGACGGCGAACAGTCGATGGACGAGGAAGCGGAGAGCGAGGAGATGGACGACGACAGTGTTCCCGGCTTCGGGATCACCGCGGCGCTCGTCGCCCTCCTCGGTGCAGCAGCGATCGCCCGACGCAACGACTGA
- a CDS encoding winged helix-turn-helix domain-containing protein: MEAALWYVLTGTRGGTNRVRILDALDEQPRNANQLAEALELDYKTIRHHLDVLLENDIVTKSGDDYGAIYLPTDRTRRHWETVEQIIEKVE; the protein is encoded by the coding sequence ATGGAGGCGGCCCTGTGGTACGTGCTGACCGGAACCCGCGGCGGCACGAACCGCGTACGCATCCTCGACGCGCTCGACGAGCAACCGCGAAACGCCAATCAGCTCGCGGAAGCCCTCGAGCTCGATTACAAGACGATTCGGCATCATCTTGACGTGCTCCTCGAGAACGATATCGTGACGAAAAGCGGCGACGATTACGGCGCGATTTATCTCCCGACGGATCGCACGCGCCGCCACTGGGAGACCGTCGAGCAGATAATCGAGAAGGTGGAGTAA
- a CDS encoding FAD-dependent oxidoreductase, with product MSDQPRVEIYTKTDCPYCEKAKDLFDSKGVEYETYNVTGDDELFEEMVERADGRKTAPEVFIDDELIGGWDDTSALNETGELDEKLGIADESDGDIVEHRTMIIAGTGIAGLTAAIYAGRSNNEPLVIEGDEPGGQLTLTTDVANYPGFPDGIGGPELVNNMKEQATQFGAELKNGIIETIDDSSRPFRVELADGDVYTADAVIAASGASARTLGIPGEDELMGYGLSTCATCDGAFFRGEDMLVVGGGDAAMEEATFLTKFADTVYIAHRREEFRAEDYWVDRVTELVEDGEIEIMTNTELTEIHGSQEAGVDHVTLVENDKGHPTDRLEDPETEEFEFDVGAVFFAIGHTPNTDYLTETGVEMDDEGYLKTKGGEGGGQTATHVEGIFGAGDVVDYHYQQAVTAAGMGSKAALDADEYLENRERADSSVEEAEPAAADD from the coding sequence ATGAGCGACCAGCCACGCGTCGAGATATATACCAAAACGGACTGTCCGTACTGTGAGAAGGCCAAAGACCTCTTCGACAGCAAGGGCGTCGAGTACGAGACGTACAACGTTACCGGTGACGACGAACTGTTCGAAGAAATGGTCGAGCGCGCGGACGGCCGCAAGACCGCCCCCGAAGTGTTCATCGACGACGAACTGATCGGCGGTTGGGACGACACCAGCGCGCTCAACGAGACCGGCGAACTCGACGAAAAGCTCGGTATCGCCGACGAGAGCGACGGCGACATCGTCGAACACCGCACGATGATCATCGCCGGGACCGGCATCGCCGGGCTGACCGCCGCGATCTACGCCGGCCGCTCGAACAACGAGCCGCTGGTCATCGAGGGCGACGAACCCGGCGGCCAGCTCACGCTGACCACCGACGTCGCCAACTACCCCGGCTTCCCCGACGGCATCGGCGGCCCGGAACTGGTCAACAACATGAAAGAGCAGGCCACGCAGTTCGGTGCCGAGCTGAAAAACGGCATCATCGAAACGATCGACGACTCGAGTCGCCCCTTCCGGGTCGAACTCGCGGACGGCGACGTCTACACCGCCGACGCCGTCATCGCCGCTTCGGGTGCCAGCGCTCGAACCCTCGGCATCCCCGGCGAGGACGAGCTCATGGGCTACGGCCTCTCGACGTGTGCGACCTGTGACGGCGCGTTCTTCCGCGGGGAGGACATGCTCGTCGTCGGCGGCGGCGACGCCGCCATGGAGGAAGCTACCTTCCTCACGAAGTTCGCCGACACCGTCTACATCGCCCACCGCCGCGAGGAGTTCCGCGCGGAAGACTACTGGGTCGACCGCGTCACGGAGTTGGTCGAGGACGGCGAGATCGAGATCATGACAAACACCGAACTGACCGAGATCCACGGCTCGCAGGAAGCGGGCGTCGACCACGTCACGCTCGTCGAAAACGACAAGGGCCATCCCACCGACCGTCTCGAAGACCCCGAAACCGAGGAGTTCGAGTTCGACGTCGGCGCGGTTTTCTTCGCCATCGGCCACACCCCCAACACCGACTACCTCACCGAGACCGGCGTCGAGATGGACGACGAGGGCTATCTCAAAACCAAAGGCGGCGAGGGCGGCGGCCAGACCGCAACCCACGTCGAGGGCATCTTCGGCGCCGGCGACGTCGTCGACTACCACTACCAGCAGGCCGTGACTGCGGCGGGGATGGGATCGAAGGCCGCGCTCGACGCCGACGAGTACCTCGAGAACCGCGAGCGAGCCGACTCGAGCGTCGAGGAAGCGGAGCCGGCGGCGGCTGACGACTGA
- a CDS encoding carbonic anhydrase codes for MHREFIELLEANAEHAETHKSKFDDVQDSQEPDVVTVCCSDSRVLQDHMWGNDEPGRIFTCGNIGNRVVQRTDAGDVVSGDVLYPVAHTGTETVVVVGHTGCGAVTATYDELTDGLSEPDGISHCLELLKPHLEPGVELLPDDVDRAAAINRLVEYNVDRQVEFLAESDDIPATVDVIGVVYDFQDVYSGNRGEVHVINVDGETDVDALREEHPDLESRIERRWEY; via the coding sequence ATGCATCGCGAATTCATCGAGTTGCTCGAGGCCAACGCCGAGCACGCCGAAACGCACAAGTCGAAGTTCGACGACGTGCAGGACTCTCAGGAACCGGACGTCGTCACCGTCTGCTGTTCCGACTCGAGGGTCCTCCAGGACCACATGTGGGGCAACGACGAACCGGGCCGGATCTTCACGTGTGGCAACATCGGCAATCGCGTCGTCCAGCGCACAGACGCGGGCGATGTCGTCTCCGGCGACGTCCTCTATCCGGTCGCCCACACCGGCACGGAGACCGTCGTCGTCGTCGGCCACACGGGCTGTGGTGCCGTGACGGCGACCTACGACGAGCTGACCGACGGCCTGTCCGAACCCGACGGGATCAGTCACTGCCTCGAGCTCCTGAAGCCCCACCTCGAGCCGGGCGTCGAACTCCTCCCCGACGACGTCGACCGAGCGGCGGCCATCAATCGACTCGTCGAGTACAACGTCGATCGACAGGTCGAGTTCCTCGCTGAAAGCGACGATATCCCGGCGACAGTCGACGTCATCGGTGTCGTCTACGACTTTCAGGACGTCTACTCGGGCAATCGCGGCGAGGTCCACGTCATCAACGTCGACGGCGAAACCGACGTTGACGCGCTCCGGGAGGAGCATCCGGACCTCGAGTCGCGGATCGAACGCCGCTGGGAGTACTGA